The following are from one region of the Biomphalaria glabrata chromosome 12, xgBioGlab47.1, whole genome shotgun sequence genome:
- the LOC106057938 gene encoding cilia- and flagella-associated protein 251-like isoform X5, which yields MSEAEDYQPTEEENAAENEGDNQDTNLNSSEPFDDTKEEEGEINEDEINVVQITDGGGNPEDQIDNNTNQSGLDDDRLEEEEDIEKRAEENLGEEAEDQEVNENDFEEINDGDAQFDNAPEEQLDEFQSGEVTEVHNDLDNDDELIDQAQTDEEEQRARERAELNYSESEKEDVENKGIQSTPTIDIQAEDYNTDQQIEISQEAEDQRTEADNDPSTTSLYEKDDKELPDMNKNANSLGNWGTNSPNNFPSPERSYSSIEGQMSTSALNIVWSFGLNRNVPVLNLSDGVRQAIMYSCAHVGIMYDYKNNKQHILQAHLNPITCSAVSQDKRWLVTGDVGPDAMVNIWDTYTGTPIQTMFDPNPKGGVVAVALTPDSRYLATLSALPIQTLAIWDWTVDGDVPICSADLKPEYGLQNFIAFDSTDVHHLVTNSESQVLFYNWEDSLIKYYAPPLSDSDFNKPVGRYSQSMFQIGIARALTATSIGNLVVWDNNRPLSMMYLKPEIDVWTGLPIMDVNQSADKKPLKIIKVHDKGINVLTNTDNYIVIGDTAGHIKFYDQCLRLIYWYQEFHSGPCTSISFAYMPDFVTVATEGSKYPSDATKQAKPFVIRDFIVGTSIAIYCSINTDGSKIKVIHREHDAAVHALAAHPKLPILAIGSYSGLLKLWNYRTKEVVASKIFEKCHIQCCAFDPKGFYIALGLTNGIVHLVDAVALLEQLKEPFRYAKDTITHITFSHNSQYLATADAGFTITVYKRQRKEGRSPYIWHGRYRSHYKPIKDLLFEIHLDTNQPKLLSLGEDRMLIEYDLNIHGKANKLMPIAFDRIEQAAIPQCMTKYPPITKENFFLTANDQYKLKCYNSTTKMCRKTVLGPTYGSPIRKMMVVPTDKDESRNRFLAYITDDKVGLHFLPATGNPHLAMALIAHPSGVSNLTCSFDGAYLFTAGGPDFAVHMWEINIAALSAQAKLGGEDLVPFYGLLEGGRDGELFAELEELFYYAQLRHQGINSLETRQISNRVPLTEVPYIMRAMGFYPSEQEIEDMLNEIKYDEYVNLGHYQEDIDLGGFIKLYVNHRPAFGLSAEKLLWAFETLAENVEPDKGGVIERGDFLNLLTNKGEHMTEEELTEHLTTLLGFNREGGSCEEEPLESDAAGAFIADTLPFDINAEILINEILGFSMTVDPPAKVDTKDVVKF from the exons CAGCTGAAAATGAAGGAGATAACCAAGATACTAATTTGAATAGCTCTGAGCCCTTTGATGACACTAAAGAGGaagaaggggaaataaatgAAGATGAAATAAATGTTGTACAAATTACTGATG GTGGAGGTAACCCAGAAGATCAGATTGATAACAATACTAATCAATCAGGTCTTGATGATGACAGGCTAGAGGAAGAAGAGGATATTGAGAAAAGAGCTGAGGAGAACTTGGGAGAAGAGGCAGAAGATCAAG AAGTGAATGAAAATGATTTTGAAGAAATCAATGATGGGGATGCCCAATTTGATAATGCACCTGAAGAACAGCTAGATGAATTTCAAAGTGGGGAAGTTACTGAAGTACATAATGATTTAGATAATGATGATGAACTAATTGATCAGGCCCAAACAGATGAGGAAG AACAAAGAGCAAGGGAAAGAGCTGAGTTAAATTATTCAGAATCTGAAAAG GAAGATGTTGAAAATAAAGGTATCCAAAGTACACCTACAATTGACATCCAAGCAGAAGATTACAACACAGATCAACAGATTGAAATATCCCAAGAAGCTGAAGATCAAAGAACAGAGGCGGACAATGATCCTTCTACCACCAGTCTTTATGAAAAAGATGATAAA GAGTTGCCAGATATGAACAAAAATGCAA ATTCACTTGGTAATTGG GGAACCAACTCACCAAACAACTTTCCTTCTCCTGAGAGGTCATATTCTAGCATTGAAGGTCAAATGTCCACATCAGCTTTA AACATTGTCTGGTCATTTGGATTGAATCGTAATGTACCTGTCCTGAATCTGAGCGATGGTGTTCGTCAGGCTATCATGTATTCCTGTGCACATGTTGGTATCATGTATGACTACAAAAACAACAAGCAACATATTTTGCAAGCTCAT cTCAACCCAATAACATGTTCTGCTGTATCTCAAGATAAAAGATGGCTAGTAACAGGAGATGTTGGTCCTGATGCAATGGTGAACATTTGGGACACGTACACAGG GACTCCAATACAAACAATGTTTGATCCTAATCCAAAGGGAGGTGTAGTGGCAGTTGCTCTCACACCAGACTCAAGATATTTGGCTACACTTAGTGCATTACCAATACAG ACCTTAGCCATCTGGGACTGGACAGTGGATGGTGATGTGCCTATCTGTTCAGCTGATCTTAAACCAGAATATGGACTTCAGAACTTCATTGCATTTGATTCAACAGATGTTCACCATTTAGTTACCAACAGTGAAAGTCAGGTGCTATTTTATAACTGG gaAGACAGCTTAATTAAGTATTATGCACCACCACTTAGTGACAGTGATTTCAACAAACCTGTCGGTCGCTATAGCCAATCCATGTTTCAAATTGGAATAGCAAGGGCTTTAACCGCTACCTCTATTGGAAACTTGGTTGTTTGGGATAACAACAGACCCTTGTCAATGA tGTACCTTAAACCAGAAATTGATGTGTGGACAGGACTACCTA TCATGGATGTCAACCAAAGTGCCGACAAAAAGCCTTTAAAGATTATCAAAGTTCATGACAAAGGAATCAATGTTCTAACAAATACTGACAA ttatattgTAATTGGCGATACAGCAGGTCATATCAAGTTCTATGATCAGTGCCTGCGTCTCATTTATTG GTATCAAGAATTTCATTCTGGTCCATGTACATCGATTTCTTTTGCCTATATGCCAGATTTTGTCACAGT AGCTACAGAGGGCAGTAAATATCCTTCAGATGCCACAAAGCAAGCCAAACCTTTTGTGATTAGAGATTTCATTGTAGGAACCTCAATTGCAATTTACTGCAGTATCAACACAGATGGATCCAAAATCAAAGTCATCCATAGAGAGCATGATGCTGCAGTGCATGCTTTGGCTGCCCATCCAAAATT ACCCATTCTGGCTATCGGCAGTTACTCTGGTTTACTGAAACTCTGGAACTATAGAACAAA AGAAGTCGTGGCTTCAAAGATATTTGAAAAATGTCACATTCAGTGCTGTGCTTTTGACCCAAAAGGATTTTATATAG CTTTAGGCTTAACAAATGGAATAGTTCATCTTGTGGACGCAGTTGCTTTGTTGGAACAACTTAAAGAACCTTTCAGATATGCCAAAGATACAATTACACACATCACTTTCAGCCATAATTCACAATATTTGGCAACAGCA gaTGCTGGCTTTACAATAACTGTTTATAAAAGACAGCGTAAAGAAGGACGTAGTCCATATATATGGCATGGCCGGTATAGGTCTCATTATAAACCTATCAAGGATTTACTTTTTGAAATTCATCTGGATACAAACCAGCCTAAACTCTTGTCTTTAGGAGAAGACAGAATGctt ATTGAGTATGATCTAAATATTCACGGCAAAGCCAATAAGTTGATGCCTATTGCCTTTGACAGAATAGAGCAGGCTGCCATCCCACAGTGCATGACTAAATACCCACCAATTACAAAAGAGAATTTCTTCCTAACTGCAAATGATCAG TACAAATTGAAATGTTATAACAGCACAACAAAGATGTGCAGAAAAACTGTCTTGGGACCAACATATGGCTCTCCTATAAGAAA AATGATGGTTGTTCCTACTGACAAGGATGAGAGTAGAAATAGATTTTTGGCTTACATCACTGATGATAAAGTTGGACTCCATTTTCTGCCAGCCACTGGCAATCCACATTTGGCAATGGCTTTGATTGCGCATCCTAGTGGT gTGTCCAACCTGACTTGTAGTTTTGATGGTGCTTACCTGTTTACTGCTGGAGGACCAGACTTTGCTGTTCATATGTGGGAAATCAATATTGC AGCTTTAAGTGCACAGGCCAAATTGGGAGGTGAAGATTTAGTTCCTTTCTATGGCCTTTTGGAAGGAGGACGAGATGGAGAACTATTTGCAGAACTGGAAGAGTTGTTTTATTATGCTCAACTGAGACA CCAAGGTATCAATTCTTTGGAAACAAGGCAAATCAGTAACAGAGTACCCCTCACTGAAGTGCCCTACATTATGAGAGCTATGGGATTTTACCCATCAGAACAGGAA ATTGAAGACATGTTGAATGAAATTAAGTATGATGAATATGTTAACTTAGGACACTACCAGGAGGATATTGACCTTGGAGGTTTTATTAAAC TCTATGTGAACCACAGACCTGCTTTTGGTTTATCTGCTGAGAAACTACTGTGGGCCTTCGAAACACTGGCAGAAAATGTTGAGCCTGATAAAGGTGGAGTCATTGAAAGAGGAGATTTTCTCAACCTGTTGACTAATAAAG GTGAGCACATGACAGAAGAGGAATTAACAGAGCACCTGACAACACTTCTGGGGTTTAACAGAGAGGGGGGCTCCTGTGAGGAGGAGCCATTGGAGTCTGATGCAGCAGGTGCTTTCATAGCAGACACTCTCCCATTTGATATCAATGCTGAAATTTTAATCAATGAAATACTTGGATTCTCCATGACAGTTGACCCACCAGCCAAAGTGGACACAAAAGATGTAGTTAAATTTTGA
- the LOC106057938 gene encoding cilia- and flagella-associated protein 251-like isoform X2, which translates to MSEAEDYQPTEEENAAENEGDNQDTNLNSSEPFDDTKEEEGEINEDEINVVQITDGGGNPEDQIDNNTNQSGLDDDRLEEEEDIEKRAEENLGEEAEDQEVNENDFEEINDGDAQFDNAPEEQLDEFQSGEVTEVHNDLDNDDELIDQAQTDEEANEEQNNLDQDEYTELNKESTEMVDNYQNIDENIEGNTFEDHDELYNETMEEHIDGEKTPELGGENDDYLEAEEEDEEKKEFDNNFDDTNLQALREFSEAFANQILIAAQNEEQRARERAELNYSESEKEDVENKGIQSTPTIDIQAEDYNTDQQIEISQEAEDQRTEADNDPSTTSLYEKDDKELPDMNKNANSLGNWGTNSPNNFPSPERSYSSIEGQMSTSALNIVWSFGLNRNVPVLNLSDGVRQAIMYSCAHVGIMYDYKNNKQHILQAHLNPITCSAVSQDKRWLVTGDVGPDAMVNIWDTYTGTPIQTMFDPNPKGGVVAVALTPDSRYLATLSALPIQTLAIWDWTVDGDVPICSADLKPEYGLQNFIAFDSTDVHHLVTNSESQVLFYNWEDSLIKYYAPPLSDSDFNKPVGRYSQSMFQIGIARALTATSIGNLVVWDNNRPLSMMYLKPEIDVWTGLPIMDVNQSADKKPLKIIKVHDKGINVLTNTDNYIVIGDTAGHIKFYDQCLRLIYWYQEFHSGPCTSISFAYMPDFVTVATEGSKYPSDATKQAKPFVIRDFIVGTSIAIYCSINTDGSKIKVIHREHDAAVHALAAHPKLPILAIGSYSGLLKLWNYRTKEVVASKIFEKCHIQCCAFDPKGFYIALGLTNGIVHLVDAVALLEQLKEPFRYAKDTITHITFSHNSQYLATADAGFTITVYKRQRKEGRSPYIWHGRYRSHYKPIKDLLFEIHLDTNQPKLLSLGEDRMLIEYDLNIHGKANKLMPIAFDRIEQAAIPQCMTKYPPITKENFFLTANDQYKLKCYNSTTKMCRKTVLGPTYGSPIRKMMVVPTDKDESRNRFLAYITDDKVGLHFLPATGNPHLAMALIAHPSGVSNLTCSFDGAYLFTAGGPDFAVHMWEINIAALSAQAKLGGEDLVPFYGLLEGGRDGELFAELEELFYYAQLRHQGINSLETRQISNRVPLTEVPYIMRAMGFYPSEQEIEDMLNEIKYDEYVNLGHYQEDIDLGGFIKLYVNHRPAFGLSAEKLLWAFETLAENVEPDKGGVIERGDFLNLLTNKGEHMTEEELTEHLTTLLGFNREGGSCEEEPLESDAAGAFIADTLPFDINAEILINEILGFSMTVDPPAKVDTKDVVKF; encoded by the exons CAGCTGAAAATGAAGGAGATAACCAAGATACTAATTTGAATAGCTCTGAGCCCTTTGATGACACTAAAGAGGaagaaggggaaataaatgAAGATGAAATAAATGTTGTACAAATTACTGATG GTGGAGGTAACCCAGAAGATCAGATTGATAACAATACTAATCAATCAGGTCTTGATGATGACAGGCTAGAGGAAGAAGAGGATATTGAGAAAAGAGCTGAGGAGAACTTGGGAGAAGAGGCAGAAGATCAAG AAGTGAATGAAAATGATTTTGAAGAAATCAATGATGGGGATGCCCAATTTGATAATGCACCTGAAGAACAGCTAGATGAATTTCAAAGTGGGGAAGTTACTGAAGTACATAATGATTTAGATAATGATGATGAACTAATTGATCAGGCCCAAACAGATGAGGAAG CTAATGAAGAGcagaataatctagatcaagatgAATACACTGAACTAAATAAAGAATCAACAGAAATGGTGGATAATTATCAAAATATTGATGAGAATATTGAGGGAAACACATTTGAAGATCATGATGAACTATACAATGAGACCATGGAAGAACATATTGATGGAGAAAAAACACCAGAGCTTGGCGGCGAAAATGATGATTATCTAGAAGCTGAAGAGgaagatgaagaaaaaaaagaatttgataACAATTTTGATGATACAAACTTGCAAGCTCTGAGAGAATTTAGTGAGGCATTTGCTAACCAAATCTTAATTGCTGCTCAAAATGAAG AACAAAGAGCAAGGGAAAGAGCTGAGTTAAATTATTCAGAATCTGAAAAG GAAGATGTTGAAAATAAAGGTATCCAAAGTACACCTACAATTGACATCCAAGCAGAAGATTACAACACAGATCAACAGATTGAAATATCCCAAGAAGCTGAAGATCAAAGAACAGAGGCGGACAATGATCCTTCTACCACCAGTCTTTATGAAAAAGATGATAAA GAGTTGCCAGATATGAACAAAAATGCAA ATTCACTTGGTAATTGG GGAACCAACTCACCAAACAACTTTCCTTCTCCTGAGAGGTCATATTCTAGCATTGAAGGTCAAATGTCCACATCAGCTTTA AACATTGTCTGGTCATTTGGATTGAATCGTAATGTACCTGTCCTGAATCTGAGCGATGGTGTTCGTCAGGCTATCATGTATTCCTGTGCACATGTTGGTATCATGTATGACTACAAAAACAACAAGCAACATATTTTGCAAGCTCAT cTCAACCCAATAACATGTTCTGCTGTATCTCAAGATAAAAGATGGCTAGTAACAGGAGATGTTGGTCCTGATGCAATGGTGAACATTTGGGACACGTACACAGG GACTCCAATACAAACAATGTTTGATCCTAATCCAAAGGGAGGTGTAGTGGCAGTTGCTCTCACACCAGACTCAAGATATTTGGCTACACTTAGTGCATTACCAATACAG ACCTTAGCCATCTGGGACTGGACAGTGGATGGTGATGTGCCTATCTGTTCAGCTGATCTTAAACCAGAATATGGACTTCAGAACTTCATTGCATTTGATTCAACAGATGTTCACCATTTAGTTACCAACAGTGAAAGTCAGGTGCTATTTTATAACTGG gaAGACAGCTTAATTAAGTATTATGCACCACCACTTAGTGACAGTGATTTCAACAAACCTGTCGGTCGCTATAGCCAATCCATGTTTCAAATTGGAATAGCAAGGGCTTTAACCGCTACCTCTATTGGAAACTTGGTTGTTTGGGATAACAACAGACCCTTGTCAATGA tGTACCTTAAACCAGAAATTGATGTGTGGACAGGACTACCTA TCATGGATGTCAACCAAAGTGCCGACAAAAAGCCTTTAAAGATTATCAAAGTTCATGACAAAGGAATCAATGTTCTAACAAATACTGACAA ttatattgTAATTGGCGATACAGCAGGTCATATCAAGTTCTATGATCAGTGCCTGCGTCTCATTTATTG GTATCAAGAATTTCATTCTGGTCCATGTACATCGATTTCTTTTGCCTATATGCCAGATTTTGTCACAGT AGCTACAGAGGGCAGTAAATATCCTTCAGATGCCACAAAGCAAGCCAAACCTTTTGTGATTAGAGATTTCATTGTAGGAACCTCAATTGCAATTTACTGCAGTATCAACACAGATGGATCCAAAATCAAAGTCATCCATAGAGAGCATGATGCTGCAGTGCATGCTTTGGCTGCCCATCCAAAATT ACCCATTCTGGCTATCGGCAGTTACTCTGGTTTACTGAAACTCTGGAACTATAGAACAAA AGAAGTCGTGGCTTCAAAGATATTTGAAAAATGTCACATTCAGTGCTGTGCTTTTGACCCAAAAGGATTTTATATAG CTTTAGGCTTAACAAATGGAATAGTTCATCTTGTGGACGCAGTTGCTTTGTTGGAACAACTTAAAGAACCTTTCAGATATGCCAAAGATACAATTACACACATCACTTTCAGCCATAATTCACAATATTTGGCAACAGCA gaTGCTGGCTTTACAATAACTGTTTATAAAAGACAGCGTAAAGAAGGACGTAGTCCATATATATGGCATGGCCGGTATAGGTCTCATTATAAACCTATCAAGGATTTACTTTTTGAAATTCATCTGGATACAAACCAGCCTAAACTCTTGTCTTTAGGAGAAGACAGAATGctt ATTGAGTATGATCTAAATATTCACGGCAAAGCCAATAAGTTGATGCCTATTGCCTTTGACAGAATAGAGCAGGCTGCCATCCCACAGTGCATGACTAAATACCCACCAATTACAAAAGAGAATTTCTTCCTAACTGCAAATGATCAG TACAAATTGAAATGTTATAACAGCACAACAAAGATGTGCAGAAAAACTGTCTTGGGACCAACATATGGCTCTCCTATAAGAAA AATGATGGTTGTTCCTACTGACAAGGATGAGAGTAGAAATAGATTTTTGGCTTACATCACTGATGATAAAGTTGGACTCCATTTTCTGCCAGCCACTGGCAATCCACATTTGGCAATGGCTTTGATTGCGCATCCTAGTGGT gTGTCCAACCTGACTTGTAGTTTTGATGGTGCTTACCTGTTTACTGCTGGAGGACCAGACTTTGCTGTTCATATGTGGGAAATCAATATTGC AGCTTTAAGTGCACAGGCCAAATTGGGAGGTGAAGATTTAGTTCCTTTCTATGGCCTTTTGGAAGGAGGACGAGATGGAGAACTATTTGCAGAACTGGAAGAGTTGTTTTATTATGCTCAACTGAGACA CCAAGGTATCAATTCTTTGGAAACAAGGCAAATCAGTAACAGAGTACCCCTCACTGAAGTGCCCTACATTATGAGAGCTATGGGATTTTACCCATCAGAACAGGAA ATTGAAGACATGTTGAATGAAATTAAGTATGATGAATATGTTAACTTAGGACACTACCAGGAGGATATTGACCTTGGAGGTTTTATTAAAC TCTATGTGAACCACAGACCTGCTTTTGGTTTATCTGCTGAGAAACTACTGTGGGCCTTCGAAACACTGGCAGAAAATGTTGAGCCTGATAAAGGTGGAGTCATTGAAAGAGGAGATTTTCTCAACCTGTTGACTAATAAAG GTGAGCACATGACAGAAGAGGAATTAACAGAGCACCTGACAACACTTCTGGGGTTTAACAGAGAGGGGGGCTCCTGTGAGGAGGAGCCATTGGAGTCTGATGCAGCAGGTGCTTTCATAGCAGACACTCTCCCATTTGATATCAATGCTGAAATTTTAATCAATGAAATACTTGGATTCTCCATGACAGTTGACCCACCAGCCAAAGTGGACACAAAAGATGTAGTTAAATTTTGA